A region of the Littorina saxatilis isolate snail1 linkage group LG12, US_GU_Lsax_2.0, whole genome shotgun sequence genome:
TCAGACAGAAGAGCATTGCAGTAGTCTATCTTGGACAAAACAAAGGCGCACATAAGAGTTTTAGTCGCATCGACTGCCAGGCAATTTTGAATTTTGCAGAAATGCAGACTTACATACGTTTGTCACATGTTTTCAGTTGAGTGCTCCATAGTATTATCAGCATTTTATGTCCATTTTTCATCTGTCTAGGGCGTGTAATATAAGTGTTTGCTTGAGTTTGTGCCCCTATTGCTTTTCCTTGTATTGTTGTATCACGTTCCAATTGAATAAAGTCTTGTTGAAACCAAATCACAAAGAATAAATTCATCCATAATATCTAATTCAGTTAACCACCATGTCTTCAAACAGAGTGACCATCTTGCAGAAATAGGAACTTCATAAAGTGACTGTGCCACATTAAATCTCAGCAGTATGTTTTCTTTCTGATCATCAAACAACTCCATAGATGTGCTTGCCTGTGTTCTTGTGATCAGCACTATATTTAACATGAACCAAGCAATGTTGAGAATGACATCATAAAAAGTCTGATTTTAAAATCTTCCTTTGATGGCCATACCTCAAGGTGCTGCTAACCAGAAATGCTCTTTACGTTATAAAATCTGTAACGATATACATCAGTTGCAAACTAACCAGCATAACCAAACACTTGATAGCAACAACAACGCCTGAACGCTATGATTGTAGGACTTCACCACCTTAGCACTGACCACCttaacagacctgtttacccccataagtgttttggagtaatactcagccccaaaaatagtaatcctggcacaaaaatagtaatcatccagcattcgtcgccaattacaacgcacatgacaactgtgtctgcgaaacgcaatcatgcacatttttccatcattcacaaacaaaacacatcagtcagtttttgtggtcatcataatttcaaagaagatcacatcaaaatcacatgcatcactgattctttttcttttgctcgtagtaggcctttttcagtgtgtcaagcgcttctctactgtacttgcgcttgccgaatgagtgagggcgagacttcaccactagaataaggctctccagcgtctcatcagacagatctctggtcagtcctgtgctttttcaccccattttgccattgaaaaaaacaatgccaaacatgtgaattgataaaaataaaaaataatttttttttttttttacattttttttatttatgaaaatcgtagtcttgacacggatagcggaatggcgtattttttgcagaaaatcgtaataaattacgccaaaatcgtaagggtaaacaggtctgccttAATCCTTTAATTATCATGTTGAGCTTAATTCCTcacttactgcccgttatgccaGTTGGCATGTTGTGCACATTGGTTTTATATGTTTCTTGTGAAAGGACATTTACTGCGCACTGATTTTAATTACAGTTTAAAATGAAGTTCATGTTTTAATTACTTACAATTTAATGTGTTTATATGTTCTAGTTGTAGCATCGCATTGACTGAATGCCTCTAATGGTCATTTGTGATCAGAATTATTCACATGTGAATAAACTCTGCCCTTGAGCAGACCAGCATTGTGCATGCCGATGGGGCATGCattcacctatttttttgttgtaaatACGTTTGCTTCAGCCCTTTTACGGTGTAAAgcaagtaaaccgtgtttttatcttggcaccttgttgtgacctgtttttgtggagcgttatttAACTATTTTCTACGTGTGAGactcacgtgctccttgttgtgacctggttttggtcggagcgttgCAAAACTGCGTCGTTAGTTTTAGAATACGCGTGAGATTCACGTGTTCTTTTCCATGTCCTGGTTTTGGAGTGAGCCCTGCGAAACTGCGTTGTAAGCTTtggaatacgtgtgactcacgtgtttttagtttttaatgtcagctagttccttgatcTTCTTTCTGtaaaatataccgttttaagttttgagcatgcacgaagtgcgtgatcggttactgattggttgtaaaatagtagtctcacccgattctgtcttaggaatgttgttggttggtcaatatggtgacctttgacttttgaataactattccatgttaggtttttgtttccataaatactaCTGTTTGACTTCTTCTcttcagtcgatctgagggttttatgGAAGCGTTTGGATGTTTTATGTAACGTATCAAAGTTAGCAAGTGAGCTGATGGAGTTCTTCTTGTAATGTCTTAAAGTCAACGTGTACAGTTTGGATATTGTCAACGTGAACGTGTTTTGGATACAGTTTTATTGAAACTTGTGAAttgttttgtgcccttcgttgaGAGGCTAcagttttggtactgctggtcaacccacacagcgcataaggtaattttgttgttacttgtttgtgttgtattttggtcgccattttgtaatgactttgtgagttgtttacgtataacgtgagttggaagtctgacttgttgtagtgtttctttattgtgtgttcaactgttctagttttgtgaaacgtacagcaatgatttgtagacgctagaaagtcgctaatgtttataatgataacttgtgttttctgtggttaacgaagttcgaagtgaaacgttttctctgaCTTATCCTAGCCTTACGTTAAaggaatttaggtaaaagagctTGCGGTcagtggtgatcgtttgtaaacgggcttatttctaaTAACGCTATTGGGGGAAATTGGATGAggaaatatcttgtttgtgactttgattaacgcaggaacgttgtcgtttagAGACTTTTTAGTATGACAGTTTGCtattgtattcctggcctgatgagtcaacgttttgtattttccttaaagtagccattttggattTAAACGTATTCATGCTAAGTTTCTCGAGTATTCTTAGtgtttattgtattgtttaACGTAAGGAACGTAATCCTTTCGTACTGTTAAAGgattaaccaacgagtgtttggtattgtaactttcttgtatgtttgtcttcgcctgttttgtgattgtttattttttcccGTTTTTGTTTATGAATTTTGATacctttgccatgtctaataatttgttttcttttctctttttctttctgtttagttttttaccgcaatatgCAATATGCAATTACGCAATACGTAGTACTGTAATCAATATACAATACTGATCAGATGCAAAGTAATAAACCAGtatttttgcgcgttatcgcttgtaacctgtgtttgtcatttcgtatgaacaatttgtagtaccagcctcgcacacgaaggcgcgcacaagCATTGTGTAAATACTTTTTGCACAAGTTTTTGCAACAAGTACAGATGTTCCAGAGTCAAAAAGAGCTATAGCACAAGCCGCTTAAACCGAACACAGAAACCAGGAAATACGTCTTACACCAACTATTTTTTGGACCCTGTCAgcacctttaaaaaaaaaaaaaaaactttgtgACAAATAATAGGAATTACACAGGACACAGCCAAGAGTTTGCCataacaaaaaccaacaacatcaCTCACAGCAGACATCCTTCATAAGGAGCCGATACCATTATGTTTTTAGCAGATCACAAAGGAACAAGTCAACATTATCTGATGTACTTATTTTCAATATCATTAAGTGGCACTGGCAAGGTTTGGATCATGAATGAACCTGATAGTACATGTAGTGCTATtactattatatatatatttattattattatataattATCTCATCTATTTTTATAGAGGAGGAAAgtcacttgttcatttcaatacaTGCAATTATTTTCCCAGGAGACTGGTTCTCCATAACTCTCACTAACTCTTGTTGCACATAATATATGCCTTGTAGACAAAAACACACCTCAAAGAAGTTGTCGGTTTCGGGGGAAgggaacgtgtgtgtgtgcgtgtgtttgtatgtgtggaggggggggggggggggcagatggGCCTCGAGCTGATTGTTTTTGTCTACTGTTTACTGATGCCATCAGTCATAACCAGAAAGATGTGTCTGTACATAGCAAAAGAACGGAAAGTTCCAGTCCAATTTCTGAAGTGTCCCCCCCAAAAAGACACTTTAAATCCTAAACTGCGCATAGACTGACTTATTCATGGCCAGTGACAAATTAAACTGTGGACAAGTCAGGCTCATTTTCACTAAACATGTGCCATGCTGTCTGTTTCACTCGACAGGAACTTCTTCATTTCACAAAACTCACTCCAGTAAGTGCTAGAATTGTGTCTGGAGTTATATAAATCAGACCAATGTAACACCAATTCGGCCTATCCAGCAAGAATACAGCATCTCCGATTTGTCCAAGTTACCAGtacaaaacacaataaacagcaaAACGTCACACCTTGTAATCATAATGTAATATCCATCATGTAATATCAATTATGCATCAACAAAAATTTCACTGGCAGCATCCATATCACACCCAAACACCCAAAatggtgagagagaaaaatcacaTGCTGAAGATGATaaagaacacacaaacaaacaaaaaagtgtttACACATCACTACAACTACGACACATCCTCCGGAATGGGCTGATTGAGCAGAAGAAAGCTTTTGACGTGGCCGGGCAGTGGAAGGCTGGTCACTTTGCGCACCTCATGTCCCAGAGACACACGAATGCAACACCGACACAGGTGCTGCAGCGTGGGTACCTGCTTAGCTTGCTTCAAATACTCTTCCATCTTTCTTCTCCTGTCACTCACAACCCCGTTGCCACCATCAGCACTGGCGTAGGACCGTCGCAGGTATCTGTCAAAGCGAGGCTGTCGTTCTAACACCACCTCCAGCACGGGCAGGTACGCCATGGAATCCAAGATGGCCTCCAGCACAGGGCTGGCTGGCTCCTTGCTTTTCAGTTCGCTGCTGAGGATGTCCAGGAGCTTGCGAGAGCAACCCATCTTGACGAAGAATGTGGCCAGTTCCTCGTCGCGTTCTACCTGGTTCTCTGTCCGTGCTGGCTCCCCATACACAACGATGTCCAGAGGACTTTTACCTGTTTTTGTAAAATAAGGGAAACAAATGTAGATCTCTTTACCAGCATTCATTGAGGGGAAAGTGGAATCATAATGGCTGTGCAATCTCTCTGAGCCACCTGTCACAAGATCCAAAGCACATGGCAAGACAACGGCTGGCCAGCTTTCACAGAGACGTAAAGCAATTTAAAAGCATGGGTCGGGCAGGAGGAGAAAACTCAAATGTATCATGCACTGACAATTACAAGAACTGAACAGTGCCAAAGTATGCGTTTAAAACAAATACTGGGACAAACAACGCAAGAttctaacaaacaaacaaataaacaaagcagaCCAGAAAGTTGCCCACTATATATATAAAGTGAGCAGTCACGATCAAATGCTAGGAATAGGGAGGGTGAAGGACAAAACCAGCACACTAAAATCTCAGACATTATGCTCAACTAACCTGGGTTGCTTCCTTCTTTTCTGTCGAAGTCCATGTTGTAGCCTTTGAAGACCAGGAGGTGCACGATGGACTTGTCCCAGTGGTACTTGAGGGCTAGGTGCATGGGAGTGTCCCCCTCTGTGTTCCGGAAGCTGACGTCAGACCCGTGTTTCACTAGCTCCTTCACACACTCTGTCATGGTTTCGCCTTGTCGAAGACACTCATGCAGGGCTGTGTCTGTACAGAGTATAGTATAACTGAGGACTCGGTCTACCTTCTCTAAAATTAAATTTACTTCACCATTTTCACATGACAAAAATTTCTCTGAACTTGACGGTCCTCCCACCTGCCTAACAGACGCATGCAGTCTATGTtaccgtacttttcggactataaggcgcaactttttttctcacaattgaCCCCTGCCGCTTATTTAAGGGAAGCGCCTTATGTGTGGCTGAAATTGAAatccctggccaagtttcccctcagacatcaaagagaccgcgtgagtaccagtcaaacaacttgtgataatgcaatTGCCTGTTTCTGCTactactaccctggccaagtttcctctcagacatcaaagagaccacCCAATAGATtgaactcggtcactgaccccgagtaagaaggtcagtgtctgtaaactggtGCAGGCAGTGTTTCCTCTCGATCATTGACCCtggggaagaaggtcagtgtctgtaaactgagGCAGGCAGTAATACTCAGTCATTGACCccggggaagaaggtcagtgtctgtaaactaaGGCAGGCAGTAATACTCAGTCATTGACCCcagggaagaaggtcagtgtctgtaaactggggCAGGCAGTGTTTCCTCTCAGACATGAAAGGGGACGATCACAGataaaactcggtcattgaccccggggaAGAAGGTTAGTGTCTGTAAACTTGGGCAGGCAGCtggtctcaaggccaaccagctatcacaatgcacctgcctttgatctccaGAGCAAAAATATtttcactctgtattcttcctttgatgtgtgGCTTATAGACGGGAAGCGCctaatgtgttttttttcttcttaattttacctcAAAAGTGGGTGCAATACCCTATTTAACAAAGCGCCTTATGGTCCCGAAAATACGGTTCATGTCTTTCACTCAGTTCCAATGATACAAATCAAACACTGTACTACATGACCAATACAGGCACAATTTTAATCACTGTACTCTTGTCTTGAAGGATGCAGTCATGTAATCTCAGCCACATTGGACATTACATTTTACAATAATATAAGGGAATCAATATCTTTAAACTAAACCTCTACCGGGTGCTGTTGTGACAAAGCAGAAAAGTATCTGCTTACCATTTTTGTTGGTAGGAATGGCCAGGATAGGTACGCTGATGGCATTGTGAAGTTGGGTCAGCACACAGTCAGCAAACCCTCTTGCTGCAGCCAGGTACAGACTGGTTTCTCCATCAGCATTATCAGCGTTGTAGTCTGCCCCCTCCCACATGAGGAGGCGAACACAGTCCTTGTTATTCCTGAGGGCTGCCAGGTGTAGAGGTGTGGTTCCACCTGTGTAGGGCAACCTCACAGACTTGTGCAATGCCAGCACTGGCTGGGTCAGTGAATTTTCTGAAAAGAAAGTAACAAAGGTTGTCAGCTTTGCACACAATGTGTTGTTAACGGACTtaatttgcatgtgtgtgtgtgtgtgtgtgtgtgtgaatacatgTATCTTGTTAATATTATTGTTACTTCTTTTTATCTCGATTATGTAGGGTCTCCCTGGATTTTAGTGCTATGCATAGTTATTATTAATAACAACTTCAGCTTGCCATTTTTCAGTGCCAGCCAGACTTGCAAACGGAAACACAACATGTTCTCTCAGATACCATTGTAAAATTTCCTCAAAGCTATCTTGTAAAGACAAGAAACAGTGCGTGTAGAAAAATGACAGCAATTATATCATTTTTCTTGGCCGATGGAGGGAAGGCTGAAAACTTGATTCTGCCAATGGCAATGTCAAGCTCAGGACCATGTAACATCAAAAATGTCATATAATTATATGCTTCAGTGGAGTAAGAGAAAGGCAGGACAGAGTGAGACATACAATTAGTACAATCATGTACAAACAAAAAATGGTCGTTATATATAGTTGATGGGTGGCAGAAAACATTTTATAGCAAACTTTATCTACTTTATTCAGTAATTTATACACAGGTGCATAAACGAACAGGCACAAATTGTCCCACCTGTTACATTTCTATGGTGATAGTCCTTCAAATAGCGGGTCTTGGCGTTAACATTGGATCCAGCTTCCAGAAGCCGTTTGACACACTGCATAGATCCATTTTCAGCAGCAAGGTGGAGTGGTGAAACCTCATAACGGTCTTTGGCATTAGGATCAGCTGAAAAAACACACCATGAAAGGTATAATGTCATTCATGATTCAAAACCATGAGCCTTAGCAGGCAATAATTATGTCCTGGACTACAAGTACAATAGCATTTGAAATTGAATCGAGTGTCACAATATATCATACTATATGTATATCAtcttgctccccccccccccccaacttttTTTTACTCCAATCCCATCCCTTTATCCAGTACGCACACACCTTTTATAAAACCCCTCCTTTTAGCTTTACGTGCATGCAGAGCATTTAGTTTGTTGCTGTCAGGAACTGCAATGGAATCCAGCAACTGAATCTGTCTTTCCAGGGGTAAAAACTGTTACATTATAGAGTAACAGTCCATAACTGTCCATTTATAATGTCACAATTCAACAACGCTGAGGCGTGGTTAACCATTCACTGATCAGTCAAGCGATTGCACTGTAATATGCCCGGTTCTCTCTAACTTTCTTTATTAAataagaggagagagagagatggagagaaagagacagagagaggatagtattactattagtagtgagaagaaaaaaatcagctTGAGGCAAAATCTTTACTTTACTGTGTTTGGTGGAAAGAAAGTCGCAAGGTGATGTCATAATCTCTCGCCTGTCAACATTACGTCATTTGTGTTTTCCAGACTTGATATCACATTCGTTTATCTTGATTAACCAAAACAGAGTGTACAATCAAAAAAGGCTGAAACAGTGAAAGCATTATTTCCTTACAGGGAATTGCTAAATTTTAAGGAAATGTTCATCGCTAAACACCCTAAActgtatatttttggaatcagcaaatgataaggccaacaacaacaaaagttggtttagggtaacgtgaccaaaaaatgAACATGCTGCAATGGACAATTTCTTAACCCACCCCCCAaccccttcttttttttctgtgtgcaCAGGTGCGTGCCCATGTTCGAATGATACCGTAACCGTGTATCTTATTTTCATAATTCTTACCATGATACTTAAGCAACAATTCCAAAATTCTGATTGCTCCCTTCCGAGCTGCATAATGTAGGGGCGAGAAGTAGTTTTTCGATGCATAATAGAGAGTTAGATTGTAGTCTTTTGCGGACGCATCCACGCCTTCTTCCAAGAGAGCGGCGACTTCGGCCACATTTTCCTCGTTTTCTGCTGCAATTTTTGAAATGCACACAATCAGTCTTTTTTGATCGTCCAGTGCCTTTGCAAGCAACACAGGGTCTCTTTTTTGTCGATACATTTCCTTTCTTATTTCCTTGAGAGCTGACACACGAAATACAGTTTTCACAGCCTTCGAGGATTAACCGGAAGTTCTAATCACACATGGGATGAACGATAACTCTTGTCGACATCTATTCACCAAAACTTAGCACAAAAAAGGAATAACGCCGCAAGGGTCGTATAAAACCTTTTTAAAGTGAAGAAAATTACTTATATTTAGTACAAGGTGCCCGTGGTTCACCTATATCAACgtctgttgatttttggcagaATGGTTTTTGCCCCCACCCCCTAAAACCTCATCAGTGGAAAACTCTCACTGTGAAAATGTCAACGGTCAcggcatagacctatattagataggcGGTCCCTGGTCACGGTTATTCACTTTTCTCAGGGGAAGACTAAAAGCATGTTAGCAGTCAAAATGGGTTCAACTTGATGATAA
Encoded here:
- the LOC138981693 gene encoding serine/threonine-protein phosphatase 6 regulatory ankyrin repeat subunit C-like; this encodes MYRQKRDPVLLAKALDDQKRLIVCISKIAAENEENVAEVAALLEEGVDASAKDYNLTLYYASKNYFSPLHYAARKGAIRILELLLKYHADPNAKDRYEVSPLHLAAENGSMQCVKRLLEAGSNVNAKTRYLKDYHHRNVTENSLTQPVLALHKSVRLPYTGGTTPLHLAALRNNKDCVRLLMWEGADYNADNADGETSLYLAAARGFADCVLTQLHNAISVPILAIPTNKNDTALHECLRQGETMTECVKELVKHGSDVSFRNTEGDTPMHLALKYHWDKSIVHLLVFKGYNMDFDRKEGSNPGKSPLDIVVYGEPARTENQVERDEELATFFVKMGCSRKLLDILSSELKSKEPASPVLEAILDSMAYLPVLEVVLERQPRFDRYLRRSYASADGGNGVVSDRRRKMEEYLKQAKQVPTLQHLCRCCIRVSLGHEVRKVTSLPLPGHVKSFLLLNQPIPEDVS